tgactacaaaaaaattcatcatgaggtttatgtcacagaaatcctactttacaatcacactgcagtcactgttaaattatttcctgttgcatttataataaacatttgtatttatttagtgtttgtttttctggttgaaataagatataaataatctaccagacttaaaaaaatatacaagtttccatattattttatttgtctaaaaataaatgtctgaggttccttatgttaaacaagaaattatctaatctgaaataacaggtggttttgatttccagatgaaaggtttctaaagaaccatttattgatttatgtagctattttaattacaagtgttctaaacttttttttaaacagtaatcagaaattttgaggtaacaaacaaaaaaacatttccaatgatttttcttcagaaaactgctctctaaatgagcagtcctgtcacacgtcaatgttttgtacagatcactggtttctgcaccaattggattggtccaatccattttgtacagatcagtggtttctgccacgggtcttccgtgttttggcccgacgcgtcgttcctattggacaacacgaaggtacgtcacaggtcagagtgtcgaaagttggcgcacctcatctcaacagaacactggctctgtgtggtatgcaggagatcacttgaccgagcgtctatacgttcaaataataataaaaaaaaaatactgtcatcactctttactcttagtcagtctcttacaatggtgtagcctaaatacacaagctttccaggagcgcacccaataagaagtgcgcaatgcatctgcgcatgtgtggGTCAAACAGGGACAAAAATTCCAGGTACCAAACACACACCGCTAccactgaatttcgtatacattagcgttagcggactgtgaaagttaaggattacagggattgtttcaaaggctttaagccttaagcgacgcatacagtaatgacaggtgcgcattgtgctgttttcaaatgctcgaatggaatttatagttttgaaagttggctgaaaacacacgattgcaaggctccgccgagtccacacaacgacagaaagaagaaatgtggttgtaaacctccgttcattctacacaatctccccacagaaaagacagatccagacggatgtaaaagacggactaaaattgtaagtttcttgcacacatttattttgtcaatattttgAAACTGTGCCGAATTCTAATGTGGCTGATGGCACTGTTTTCGTGTATCGGCTTATCAAAGcaaatcaattttgtttatatagcgccaaatcacaacaaacagttgccccaaggcaccttatattgtaaggcaaggccatacaataattacggaaaaaccccaacggtcaaaacgaccccctgtgagcaagcacttggcaacagagggaaggaaaaactcccttttaacaggaagaaacctccagcagaaccaggctcagggaggggcagtcttctgctgggactggttggggctgagggagagaaccaggaaaaagacatgctgtggaggggagcagagatcgatcactaatgattaaatgcagagtggtgcatacagagcaaaaagagaaagaaacagtgcatcatgggaaccccccagcagtctaagtctatagcagcataactaagggatagttcagggtcacctgatccagccctaactataagctttagcaaaaaggaaagttttaagcctaatcttaaaagtagagagggtgtatgtctccctgatctgaattgggagctgattccacaggagaggagcctgaaagctgaaggctctgcctcccattctactcttacaaaccctaggaactacaagtaagcctgcagtctgagagcgaagcgctctattggggtgatatggtactatgaggtccccaagataagatgggacctgattattcaaaaccttataagtaagaagaattttaaattctattctagaattaacaggaagccaatgaagagaggccaatatgggtgagatatgctctctccttctagtccctgtcagtactctagctgcagcattttgaattaactgaaggctttttagggaacttttaggacaacctgataataatgaattacaatagtccagcctagaggaaataaatgcatgaattagtttttcagcatcactctgagacaagacctttctaattttagagatattgcacaaatgcaaaaaagcagtccttcatatttgtttaatatgcgctttgaatgacatatcctgatcaaaaatgactccaagatttctcacagtattactagaggtcagggtaatgccatccagagtaaggatctggttagacaccatgtttctaagatttgtggggccaagtacaataacttcagttttatctgagtttaaaagcaagaaattagaggtcatccatgtctttatgtctgtaagacaatcctgcagtttagctaattggtgtgtgtcctctggcttcatggatagataaagctgggtatcatctgcgtaacaatgaaaatttaagcaatgccgtctaataatactgcctaagggaagcatgtataaagtgaataaaattggtcctagcacagaaccttgtggaactccataattaaccttagtctgtgaagaagattccccatttacatgaacaaattgtaatctattagacaaatatgattcaaaccaccgcagcgcagtgcctttaatacctattggcttatgactgtaatgttgctccatgaatgacgtggtgcgtaatattgtaatattgacatgttctataaacaaaaaaactgcaaaaaaaactgcatgcatgcacatatgtctgtcaacttatcaaaaaaaacatgacactaaagaggttatatatgagacccaaagccggcggagtagcgatttctcatccctgcttagcaaatattctgcaatatccacagtttcagactctggactttgtctaaccagaaatttgtttgtctccaactatcaacaaggactggtcattttcgacagcagcacgctcttcctcctttgtcagcaccaacagtagtttctgtaacaatgcagcacacgcaagggcAGCCagttcttctttccatttctgtctgctgccgtacgcagtcctggttgtaacaggcaatccacggagcttacaaaaacgctttaaatcatcaactttccagcggttgaaatggtccAAAACGTAGCACTCCTCGCTACTTTCACTGCTTAGGTGGTGtattggtgagttaacaataccgttcttgttttaactaacttttactttttattatgAGCCGCCCAATTTTCAcattcagtcagcacataaatgctggatttaaatgccacagcagaactcttattatctctgtgcgctggcggtttgtgggccggttggatatgaaactcccaggctgaaaaatgttcccagcacgcccctgttTACACATGTTCAAGCTGCGTCACAATTCATTTaggtttgctgagtttcatcatgacattaaattattttcacgatgACACGTCTTGGTACAGTTCAGgctatatgattggttgatttcactgtccgtCCATAACTGGGAGCGCCAAgcgcattttgttgttgttgtttgtttgttttgttttttttctctttccttttttgtggcaaccaatcacagctcttagaataCTCACAAAGACAGGAGTTTGTGTCTGgtggttgctctcagacacctgctggatcACTCTGAGGGTGACATTCCTTGATAGAGTCTTTAGACGGACTTGGCAGCTCTGGTTATGGGTCCTGGTTTTTCCACCTCAGCCTGAGGAGCAGCTCAATAAAGGAGTCATGTTTTATAaaggtcacagcaaggtcaaTGTCAGGCTTTTCTGAGAACTGGACATGGAGAATGTAGGCATCCACTTTGAAGACGATCTGATCATCCAAGAGATTTTATTACGTTGTGACAAATGGGCACTAGGAAGGCAGCGAGTGTCATCCTCCATTACGGCGGCTTGTATTTCGTGATGGCGGATTAGTCAAATGTGTTTTCTCTCCAGAACAACAACCAACATGGCAAAGGTCTTCTGTCCTCACTGTGGCAACAAGACACTGAAGAAGCTGGCGGTGACTATCAGCGAGGACTGCAGCATGCAGATGCATTTCTCCAGGAACCCCAAAGTGCTGAACCCCAGAGGCCTGAGggtgagaaaataaaaacagagccAGTATTACCAGGGGTTCTGTTGAGACGCAGGTCCACCTGAACAGTTTGTGTTTTGTGCCGCAGTACTCCTTACCGCTGCCTCAGTGGGGCAAACATGCCAACAACCCCCACCTGGTGGAAGACCAGTGTTTCCCCCAGCAGAGGTTGTCCAGGAAAGCTCGCCAGAAAACAGACGTCTTTAATCCCGACTACCTAGCGGGAGCTTCACCGTTCTGTGAGAACGACATCTACAGCTGCGCCGCCAACCTGCAGAGCCGGGACAGCCAGTGTGGCGGCGGCAGGCAGCAAGCCAACCCCAACTCTGCCCGCAAGAAGTTTGTGATAGAGAAGTGACTCCGTTTAAAGGTGTTAATGACTTGAGCGCCGCGCATCGTCCTACAACCAGAAAACTAAAGGCCTGCTGCTGTCACACAGCTGTTGAAAGCACTCGCCTGAGCAgaaatgtcatttattttaaatatatcaAAAAGTCCTGAATATAACTCTCTGTGCCACACGAGTCTTTCCTCCAAAACTCTAGATTAAACATGAATAATAAAGTATTTGCTACATATTGTCCACGGGGACTGTAGTGTTTCAAAAAGTATTATGTGCACGGCGGGTTAGTTTTCAGAAACTGCAGCCGGTGGGGTCAGGGTTAGCGGGGTCGGGATCCTCCTCAGAACACAAAATGACATAAGTATTTATTGGAGGTTAGATTGTCTACGTAAACAAACACACCGTTGGTAATGTAGACATGTTAATAAGTGACGCatgtatttaaaatatgaaagTCATCAGAGGGCTGATACACAATCTTAATGTAAAATATATTAATTAATACACATCTGTAATGGTGtcctta
The nucleotide sequence above comes from Thalassophryne amazonica chromosome 10, fThaAma1.1, whole genome shotgun sequence. Encoded proteins:
- the LOC117519389 gene encoding RNA-binding protein NOB1-like — translated: MCFLSRTTTNMAKVFCPHCGNKTLKKLAVTISEDCSMQMHFSRNPKVLNPRGLRYSLPLPQWGKHANNPHLVEDQCFPQQRLSRKARQKTDVFNPDYLAGASPFCENDIYSCAANLQSRDSQCGGGRQQANPNSARKKFVIEK